From a single Clostridium isatidis genomic region:
- the sstT gene encoding serine/threonine transporter SstT, producing the protein MKDLIIKLNKISLVKKIIVGLIIGVLLAITVPEQAKAVVILGSLFVGALKAVAPVLVLFLVTSAICQQKKGQKSNMKSIVILYIIGTFMGGLSGVTASFLFPVKLTLTTGTENLTAPGGIIEVIKALLMNIVDNPVNALINANYIGILSWAILLGIALRNASETSKTMISNVADALSKIVQWVINFAPLGIMGLVFDAIATNGLEAFASYGKLLAVLVGAMAFLALVINPIIVFLFLKENPYPLVLKCLRESGITAFFTRSSAANIPVNMELCKRLGLNKDTYSVSIPLGATVNMAGASITISVLALAAANTLGISVDLPTAFILSVLATASACGASGVSGGSLLLIPLACSLFGIPNDIAMQVVGVGFIIGVVQDSCETAINSSTDVLFTAVAEFTNRKKAGEKLKVNESIA; encoded by the coding sequence ATGAAAGATTTAATTATTAAATTAAACAAAATTAGCTTAGTAAAAAAAATTATAGTAGGCTTAATTATTGGAGTACTTCTAGCAATAACTGTTCCTGAACAGGCAAAGGCTGTTGTAATTCTTGGTTCTTTATTTGTTGGTGCATTAAAGGCAGTTGCGCCAGTTCTAGTACTTTTCTTAGTAACTTCCGCTATTTGTCAGCAAAAAAAGGGACAAAAATCAAATATGAAGTCAATTGTTATACTTTATATTATTGGAACATTTATGGGAGGATTATCAGGAGTAACTGCAAGTTTTCTTTTTCCAGTTAAATTAACATTAACAACTGGAACAGAAAATCTAACAGCTCCGGGAGGAATTATAGAAGTCATAAAAGCATTATTAATGAATATTGTAGATAATCCAGTAAATGCTTTAATAAATGCTAATTATATAGGGATATTATCTTGGGCAATTTTGCTTGGAATAGCTTTAAGAAATGCAAGTGAAACATCAAAAACAATGATAAGCAATGTAGCTGATGCCTTATCTAAGATTGTGCAATGGGTAATTAATTTTGCGCCGTTAGGAATTATGGGACTTGTTTTTGATGCAATAGCAACAAATGGCTTAGAAGCTTTTGCAAGTTACGGAAAATTACTTGCTGTTTTAGTTGGAGCTATGGCGTTTTTAGCATTAGTTATTAATCCAATTATTGTATTCTTATTTTTAAAAGAAAATCCATATCCACTAGTTTTAAAATGTTTAAGAGAAAGTGGAATTACAGCATTCTTTACACGTAGTTCAGCTGCTAATATTCCTGTAAATATGGAACTATGTAAAAGACTTGGCTTAAATAAGGATACTTATTCTGTATCAATTCCATTAGGAGCGACTGTTAATATGGCTGGGGCATCTATTACAATTTCGGTTTTAGCTTTAGCGGCAGCAAATACCTTAGGAATTAGTGTTGATTTACCAACAGCATTTATTTTAAGCGTATTAGCTACAGCATCAGCTTGTGGAGCTTCAGGAGTATCTGGGGGATCTTTACTATTAATACCATTAGCATGCAGCTTGTTTGGAATACCAAATGATATTGCTATGCAGGTAGTTGGAGTAGGATTTATAATAGGAGTTGTACAAGATTCCTGCGAAACTGCAATAAATTCTTCCACTGATGTTTTATTTACTGCAGTTGCTGAATTCACAAATAGAAAAAAAGCTGGAGAAAAATTAAAAGTTAATGAAAGCATTGCTTAA
- the uvsE gene encoding UV DNA damage repair endonuclease UvsE — protein MRVRLGYVAISNVLGKKITSSSTVTFANYNKILSEEKKLEKLQVVGLSNLKALEEILRYNIKNNIHFYRITSALMPLVTHPDVGYWGHRELFKKDFEYIGKLIKDADMRVDTHPDEFNVINSNNPKVVENTLINLARQEEWFEDMAYKEGKMVLHVGGATGGKEAALERFASNFNKFPKKIKERLILENDDKTYTAKETLDLCKSLNIPMVLDIHHHNCNNNGENIEDMLEDILNTWRNETLPPKMHFSSPKNDNLEGRVDRKHADFINPYDFIFFIEILKKFHKDVDIMLECKEKDVALFKLANDIKEIKPQYHWEDETTFIVE, from the coding sequence ATGAGAGTAAGACTTGGATACGTGGCAATTTCAAATGTATTAGGAAAAAAGATTACGAGTTCTAGTACAGTAACTTTTGCTAATTATAATAAGATATTATCTGAAGAAAAAAAGTTAGAAAAATTACAAGTGGTGGGGTTATCAAATTTAAAAGCTTTAGAAGAAATATTAAGATATAATATTAAAAATAATATACATTTTTATAGAATAACTTCTGCCCTAATGCCTCTAGTAACTCACCCAGATGTAGGATATTGGGGGCACAGGGAATTATTTAAAAAGGATTTTGAATATATAGGTAAGCTCATTAAGGATGCAGATATGAGAGTAGATACTCATCCAGATGAATTTAATGTTATTAATAGTAATAATCCGAAGGTAGTAGAAAATACTCTAATTAACTTAGCAAGACAAGAAGAATGGTTTGAAGATATGGCTTATAAAGAAGGAAAAATGGTTCTTCATGTGGGAGGTGCTACAGGTGGGAAGGAGGCTGCCTTAGAAAGATTTGCAAGTAATTTCAACAAATTTCCTAAAAAAATTAAGGAGAGATTAATTTTAGAGAATGATGATAAAACTTATACTGCAAAGGAAACTTTAGATTTATGTAAAAGCTTAAATATACCGATGGTTTTAGATATTCATCATCATAATTGCAATAATAATGGAGAAAATATCGAAGATATGTTAGAAGATATATTAAATACTTGGAGAAATGAAACTCTTCCTCCTAAAATGCATTTTTCATCACCCAAAAATGATAATTTAGAAGGAAGAGTAGATAGAAAACATGCAGATTTTATAAATCCCTATGATTTTATTTTTTTTATAGAAATTCTAAAGAAATTCCATAAAGATGTAGATATTATGTTGGAATGTAAGGAAAAAGATGTGGCTTTATTTAAACTTGCTAATGATATTAAGGAAATAAAGCCTCAATATCACTGGGAGGATGAAACCACCTTCATTGTAGAATAA
- a CDS encoding ABC transporter permease, with protein sequence MFLAFKELKKNKSKFSLILIILILIIFLVLFLAGLTKGLAAATGATLENSEANYYILDESSDKLITRSNISKEDFEIISDFIKDSTIVNLQMSNVTKEGEDKKINLTYYAIDPNNFLMPEVIEGSNELHNNEIILNSSLTEEGFKLGDILIDAATDLEFTIVGFTENQMYGHTSIGIINLDTYENLLKTATGRDEVNFQSIALKVNENDVSTLEKFVHENLDGKALYSSSDIIKNIPGRMAEQSTLIMMLAFLFVISAMILAVFFYVTTMQKIPQFGVLKALGAKMSTLSKSLIYQVAILSLIGIFIGNILTFGSASLLPASMPFVLSFKDAFMVSLLFLIISILSSLFSIKKVSKVDAVSAIGGNY encoded by the coding sequence ATGTTTTTAGCATTTAAAGAACTTAAAAAAAATAAATCTAAGTTCAGTTTAATTCTTATTATTCTAATACTTATAATTTTCTTAGTACTATTTTTAGCTGGACTTACTAAAGGTTTGGCTGCGGCAACAGGAGCTACTTTAGAAAATTCAGAAGCAAATTATTATATATTAGATGAATCATCAGACAAATTAATAACTCGTTCAAATATTTCAAAAGAAGACTTTGAAATAATTTCAGATTTTATAAAAGATTCTACTATAGTTAATCTTCAAATGAGCAATGTTACAAAAGAAGGTGAAGATAAAAAAATAAATCTAACTTATTATGCCATAGATCCTAATAATTTCTTAATGCCAGAAGTTATTGAAGGTTCTAATGAGTTACATAATAATGAAATAATCTTAAATAGTTCTCTTACTGAAGAAGGATTTAAATTAGGAGATATTTTAATAGATGCTGCTACAGATTTAGAGTTTACTATTGTTGGTTTTACTGAAAATCAAATGTATGGACATACATCTATAGGGATAATAAACCTTGATACCTATGAAAATTTATTAAAAACTGCTACTGGGAGAGATGAAGTCAATTTTCAGTCTATTGCCTTAAAAGTTAATGAAAATGATGTTTCTACATTAGAAAAATTTGTTCATGAAAATCTTGATGGAAAAGCTTTATACTCTAGTTCAGATATTATTAAGAATATTCCTGGTAGAATGGCAGAACAATCAACTTTAATTATGATGCTTGCTTTTCTATTTGTAATTTCAGCTATGATACTTGCAGTTTTCTTCTATGTAACAACAATGCAAAAAATTCCACAATTCGGGGTGTTAAAAGCATTAGGGGCAAAGATGAGTACTTTATCTAAATCCTTAATCTATCAAGTAGCAATATTATCTTTAATAGGAATATTTATAGGTAATATTTTAACATTTGGATCAGCCAGCTTATTACCAGCTAGTATGCCTTTTGTTTTAAGTTTTAAAGATGCATTTATGGTTTCATTATTGTTCTTAATAATTTCGATTTTAAGTAGTTTATTCTCAATAAAAAAAGTTTCAAAAGTAGATGCAGTTTCAGCAATAGGAGGTAATTATTAA
- a CDS encoding ABC transporter ATP-binding protein: MKDLALQLKNITKSYIDGESENIVLNNINLEVEHGEFVAIVGPSGSGKSTFLSISGALLSATSGQVIIGKNDITKMSKKELEDIRRNQIGFVFQSHQLIPYLTVLEQLKLIPLLSGKNDKDSENYAKSLLEEFGLSHRTNYYPEKLSGGEKQRVAIARSLMNKPDIILADEPTASLDGPRGREVVQTIRDEIKKYNKAALMVTHDERVLDLVDTIYRIENGNLTLEKRNVAI, from the coding sequence ATGAAAGATTTAGCATTACAACTTAAAAACATTACAAAATCTTATATTGATGGAGAAAGTGAAAATATAGTTTTAAATAATATTAACCTTGAAGTTGAACATGGTGAATTTGTCGCAATAGTAGGTCCTTCTGGCTCAGGTAAAAGTACATTTTTATCAATTTCCGGTGCTCTTCTTTCAGCTACTAGCGGACAAGTTATAATTGGTAAAAATGACATAACTAAAATGAGTAAGAAAGAATTAGAGGATATAAGACGTAATCAAATAGGATTCGTTTTTCAATCTCATCAATTAATACCTTATTTAACTGTTTTAGAGCAACTTAAATTAATCCCTCTACTCTCTGGGAAAAATGATAAAGATAGTGAAAACTATGCTAAATCTTTACTTGAAGAATTTGGATTGTCTCATAGAACAAACTATTATCCTGAAAAACTATCAGGCGGAGAAAAGCAAAGAGTCGCAATAGCTCGTTCACTTATGAATAAACCTGATATAATTTTAGCTGATGAACCTACTGCAAGTTTAGATGGACCTCGTGGTAGAGAAGTTGTTCAAACTATTAGAGATGAAATTAAAAAGTATAATAAGGCAGCTTTAATGGTTACTCATGATGAAAGAGTTCTAGATTTAGTTGATACTATATATAGAATAGAAAATGGTAACCTAACTTTAGAAAAAAGAAATGTTGCAATATAA